The following proteins come from a genomic window of Actinomarinicola tropica:
- the hemC gene encoding hydroxymethylbilane synthase: protein MLIRAATRGSPLALWQTHHVAALLRAVDPSIEVEPVVVTTTADRRQDVPIAEMGGKGVFVKEVQAAVLDGRADIAVHSAKDLPSATHPDLVISAIPERGDPRDALVGCTLADLRPESHVATGSQRRQAQLAHLRPGMRFSHLRGSIATRLDKAAGFDAIVVANAALDRLGIPERASEVLDVDVMIPQVGQGALAVESRLDAVDVSDVLASIDHGPSRRVLEAERAFLAELGGDCDLPAGAHATVSDDVVRVDAMIGSIDGMVLLRERVEARDGVAAARSAARRLLDDRGGAGLLDDR, encoded by the coding sequence TTGTTGATACGCGCCGCCACCCGGGGCAGCCCCCTGGCACTCTGGCAGACCCACCACGTCGCTGCGCTGCTGCGCGCCGTCGACCCCTCGATCGAGGTCGAGCCGGTCGTCGTCACGACCACCGCCGACCGTCGCCAGGACGTCCCGATCGCCGAGATGGGCGGCAAGGGCGTCTTCGTGAAGGAGGTCCAGGCCGCCGTGCTCGACGGACGGGCCGACATCGCCGTCCACTCCGCGAAGGACCTGCCCTCCGCGACGCACCCCGACCTCGTCATCTCGGCCATCCCGGAGCGGGGCGACCCCCGCGACGCGCTCGTGGGGTGCACGCTCGCCGACCTGCGCCCGGAGTCCCACGTCGCCACGGGGTCGCAGCGGCGGCAGGCCCAGCTCGCCCACCTGCGGCCGGGCATGCGGTTCTCGCACCTGCGCGGGTCGATCGCCACCCGGCTCGACAAGGCGGCGGGCTTCGACGCCATCGTCGTCGCCAACGCCGCGCTCGACCGCCTCGGGATCCCCGAGCGGGCCTCCGAGGTGCTCGACGTCGACGTGATGATCCCCCAGGTCGGCCAGGGCGCCCTCGCCGTCGAGTCCCGGCTCGACGCCGTCGACGTGAGCGACGTGCTCGCCTCGATCGACCACGGGCCGAGCCGCCGGGTGCTCGAGGCCGAGCGCGCCTTCCTCGCCGAGCTCGGCGGGGACTGCGACCTCCCGGCCGGCGCGCACGCCACAGTGAGCGACGACGTCGTCCGGGTGGACGCCATGATCGGCTCGATCGACGGCATGGTCCTGCTGCGGGAGCGGGTCGAGGCGCGCGACGGCGTCGCCGCCGCCCGCTCGGCGGCCCGACGGCTCCTCGACGACCGAGGCGGCGCCGGCCTCCTCGACGACCGCTGA
- a CDS encoding uroporphyrinogen-III synthase has protein sequence MTDPTPPLAGRTVVVTRATTQASTLVDALTAHGARIVAVPVIAIADASDGGTALHGALDDLSSYDWLVVTSANGADRVADRLDPSRLETVATRVAAIGPGTVDALARHGIAVDLVPERFVAEGLLAAFPPVPPGGGRVLLAQAAAARPVLREGLVAAGWTVDAVEAYRTVHPVLDPDLVARAARADAITFTSASTVRGYVAAAGPDAVPQVVASIGPITSAAARELGIRVAVEAEEHTIDGLAAALVQHIRSLRSGG, from the coding sequence GTGACCGACCCGACCCCGCCGCTCGCCGGGCGCACGGTCGTCGTCACCCGGGCCACCACCCAGGCGTCCACCCTCGTCGACGCCCTCACCGCGCACGGGGCGCGCATCGTCGCCGTGCCGGTGATCGCCATCGCCGACGCGTCCGACGGCGGAACGGCGCTCCATGGGGCGTTGGACGACCTTTCGTCGTACGACTGGCTGGTCGTCACCTCGGCCAACGGCGCCGACCGCGTCGCCGACCGGCTCGACCCGTCGCGGCTCGAGACCGTGGCGACGCGGGTCGCCGCGATCGGGCCCGGCACCGTCGACGCCCTCGCCCGCCACGGCATCGCCGTCGACCTCGTGCCCGAGCGCTTCGTGGCCGAGGGGCTCCTCGCGGCGTTCCCGCCCGTGCCGCCCGGCGGCGGGCGGGTGCTGCTGGCCCAGGCCGCCGCGGCGCGACCGGTGCTGCGGGAGGGGCTCGTCGCCGCCGGTTGGACGGTCGACGCCGTCGAGGCCTACCGGACCGTCCACCCCGTCCTCGACCCGGACCTGGTGGCGCGAGCCGCCCGGGCCGACGCCATCACGTTCACATCGGCGTCCACCGTGCGGGGGTACGTCGCGGCCGCCGGCCCCGACGCCGTGCCGCAGGTGGTAGCCTCGATCGGGCCGATCACGTCCGCCGCCGCTCGCGAGCTCGGCATCCGGGTGGCCGTCGAAGCCGAGGAGCACACGATCGACGGCCTCGCCGCGGCGCTCGTGCAGCACATCCGGTCGCTACGGTCCGGCGGGTGA
- a CDS encoding HAD family hydrolase: protein MTLRAIVFDFDGLILDTEWPEFQSLSETFDAHGHRVDMEWFRARIGTVSGADWLEELEAAIGETIDRDAVRAARLRRHHELIAAEDALPGITDLIDAAHAAGLGLAVASSSEVPWLEEHLTRLGLHDRFDALVGRDVVGGVGKPAPDVYLAALDRLGVGASEAVALEDSPHGLAAASAAGLACVAIPNRLTAGGDFSAAALVVDSAHALTLDTLAALVA, encoded by the coding sequence GTGACGCTTCGAGCCATCGTCTTCGACTTCGACGGGCTGATCCTCGACACCGAGTGGCCCGAGTTCCAGTCGCTCAGCGAGACGTTCGACGCCCACGGGCACCGGGTCGACATGGAGTGGTTCCGCGCCCGGATCGGCACGGTGTCGGGCGCCGACTGGCTGGAGGAGCTGGAGGCGGCGATCGGCGAGACGATCGACCGCGACGCCGTCCGTGCGGCCCGTCTGCGCCGCCACCACGAGCTGATCGCCGCCGAGGACGCGCTGCCCGGCATCACCGACCTGATCGACGCCGCCCACGCCGCCGGTCTCGGCTTGGCGGTGGCGTCGAGCTCGGAGGTCCCGTGGCTCGAGGAGCACCTCACGCGGCTCGGCCTGCACGACCGCTTCGACGCCCTCGTCGGTCGCGACGTCGTGGGGGGCGTCGGCAAGCCCGCGCCGGACGTCTACCTCGCCGCGCTCGACCGCCTGGGCGTCGGCGCATCCGAGGCGGTGGCGCTGGAGGACTCGCCCCACGGGCTCGCCGCGGCCTCCGCCGCCGGGCTGGCGTGCGTGGCCATCCCCAACCGGCTCACCGCCGGGGGCGACTTCTCGGCTGCGGCGCTCGTGGTCGACAGCGCCCACGCCCTCACCCTCGACACCCTGGCCGCGCTCGTCGCCTGA
- the hemB gene encoding porphobilinogen synthase → MSFPQRRLRRLRRTPAIRRLVAETRLSVDDLVAPLFVREGISEPQPIGSLPGVVQHTVASLRTEVRELRDLGIPAVILFGVPAEKDATGSGACDPHGIVQVALQELRDEVGDDVVLMADLCIDEYTDHGHCGVLTADGEVDNDATLEIYAEAAVAQADAGADVVAPSGMMDGQVMVIRDALDDAEHEQVSILAYAAKYASGLYGPFRDAVDVTIAGGGDRKGYQQDPRNAREAMEEIRADIGEGADMVMVKPAVTYLDLIARARAEVDVPIAAYHVSGEYSMIKAAAERGWIDGPAVALEQITAVKRAGADIVLTYFARELAEGFRDGVIG, encoded by the coding sequence ATGAGCTTCCCCCAGCGCCGACTCCGCCGGTTGCGCCGCACGCCGGCGATCCGCCGTCTCGTGGCCGAGACCCGCCTGTCGGTCGACGACCTCGTCGCCCCGCTCTTCGTGCGGGAGGGCATCTCCGAGCCGCAGCCGATCGGCTCGCTCCCCGGCGTGGTGCAGCACACGGTGGCGTCGCTGCGCACCGAGGTCCGCGAGCTGAGGGACCTCGGCATCCCCGCCGTCATCCTCTTCGGCGTCCCCGCCGAGAAGGACGCCACCGGCAGCGGCGCCTGCGACCCGCACGGCATCGTCCAGGTCGCGCTCCAGGAGCTGCGCGACGAGGTGGGCGACGACGTCGTGCTGATGGCCGACCTGTGCATCGACGAGTACACCGACCACGGCCACTGCGGCGTGCTCACCGCCGACGGCGAGGTCGACAACGACGCCACGCTCGAGATCTACGCCGAGGCGGCGGTCGCCCAGGCCGACGCCGGCGCCGACGTGGTGGCCCCGAGCGGGATGATGGACGGCCAGGTGATGGTCATCCGTGACGCCCTCGACGACGCCGAGCACGAGCAGGTCTCGATCCTCGCCTACGCCGCCAAGTACGCGTCCGGCCTCTACGGCCCGTTCCGCGACGCGGTCGACGTCACGATCGCCGGCGGCGGCGACCGCAAGGGCTACCAGCAGGACCCGCGCAACGCCCGTGAGGCGATGGAGGAGATCCGCGCCGACATCGGCGAGGGCGCCGACATGGTGATGGTGAAGCCGGCCGTCACCTACCTCGACCTCATCGCCCGGGCGCGGGCCGAGGTCGACGTGCCGATCGCCGCCTACCACGTGTCGGGGGAGTACTCGATGATCAAGGCCGCAGCCGAGCGGGGGTGGATCGACGGTCCCGCCGTCGCCCTCGAGCAGATCACCGCGGTGAAGCGGGCCGGCGCCGACATCGTGCTCACCTACTTCGCCCGCGAGCTGGCCGAGGGGTTCCGCGACGGGGTGATCGGGTGA
- the hemL gene encoding glutamate-1-semialdehyde 2,1-aminomutase: MTTNDELFARGQAVIPGGVNSPVRAFGSVGGTPYFVARGEGAHVVDVEGRRYVDYVQSYGASILGHAHPAVVAAVQAAAAEGSTFGAPTEREVLLAEELVARVPGMEMVRLVSSGTEATMSAIRLARGATGRRTIVKFAGNYHGHADALLVAGGSSVAEQATSDSAGVTSGAVADTVVAPYNEVPPLDEDVAVVIVEPVAANMGLVPPADGFLQGLRDACDAVGALLMFDEVITGFRLGVGGATERFGVAPDLWAFGKVIGGGLPVGAFGGRRDVMERLAPLGPVYQAGTLSGNPLATAAGLTVLRELDADAYERLDGIAGRLADGLTSAIGGAGLDVQVPRVGPLVGLFFGADPVTDFVTAKVSAETGTYRRFFRAMLDRGVALAPGPYEALFPSLAHTDEDVDRTVTAAAEAATEIARA, translated from the coding sequence GTGACGACCAACGACGAGCTCTTCGCTCGAGGCCAGGCGGTCATCCCCGGCGGCGTGAACTCGCCGGTGCGCGCGTTCGGATCCGTCGGCGGCACGCCGTACTTCGTCGCCCGGGGCGAGGGCGCCCACGTCGTCGACGTCGAGGGCCGCCGCTACGTGGACTACGTGCAGAGCTACGGCGCCTCGATCCTCGGACACGCCCACCCGGCGGTCGTCGCCGCGGTCCAGGCCGCGGCGGCCGAGGGCTCCACCTTCGGGGCCCCGACCGAGCGCGAGGTCCTGCTCGCCGAGGAGCTCGTCGCCCGGGTGCCGGGCATGGAGATGGTGCGCCTGGTGTCGAGCGGCACCGAGGCGACGATGTCCGCCATCCGCCTGGCCCGTGGCGCCACCGGTCGCAGGACGATCGTGAAGTTCGCCGGCAACTACCACGGCCACGCCGACGCCCTCCTCGTCGCCGGCGGCAGCAGCGTCGCCGAGCAGGCGACGTCCGACTCGGCCGGGGTCACCTCCGGCGCCGTCGCCGACACCGTCGTCGCCCCCTACAACGAGGTGCCGCCCCTCGACGAGGACGTCGCGGTCGTCATCGTCGAGCCGGTCGCCGCCAACATGGGCCTCGTCCCGCCGGCCGACGGGTTCCTCCAGGGCCTGCGCGACGCGTGCGACGCCGTCGGCGCCCTCCTGATGTTCGACGAGGTCATCACCGGCTTCCGCCTCGGCGTCGGGGGCGCCACCGAGCGGTTCGGCGTGGCGCCCGACCTCTGGGCCTTCGGCAAGGTGATCGGCGGCGGGCTGCCCGTCGGCGCGTTCGGCGGCCGGCGCGACGTGATGGAGCGTCTGGCTCCCCTCGGGCCCGTGTACCAGGCCGGCACCCTCTCGGGGAACCCGCTCGCCACCGCGGCCGGTCTCACGGTGCTGCGCGAGCTGGACGCCGACGCCTACGAGCGCCTCGACGGCATCGCCGGCCGGTTGGCGGACGGGCTCACGAGCGCGATCGGCGGGGCGGGCCTCGACGTGCAGGTCCCTCGTGTGGGGCCGCTCGTCGGCCTCTTCTTCGGCGCCGACCCGGTCACCGACTTCGTCACCGCCAAGGTCAGCGCCGAGACGGGCACCTACCGGCGGTTCTTCCGGGCGATGCTCGATCGGGGGGTCGCCCTGGCGCCCGGGCCGTACGAGGCGCTGTTCCCGAGCCTCGCCCACACCGACGAGGACGTCGACCGCACCGTCACCGCCGCGGCCGAAGCCGCCACCGAGATCGCCCGCGCCTGA
- a CDS encoding c-type cytochrome produces the protein MTEIPEHLLKRSRDRRAALGLGGGDEGAGESAAPAAAESSAVEPAAAATPAPAAAAAVEPEPAAPEPVPHYIEAAQRRKRIPVWAVPVLAGLIFWIPVYVGTLEQPPVEGGPLTAGEELYASCAGCHGPTGGGATGRQLSGGEVLLTFPDWRDQVEFVAQGTAGFQGEVYGDPDRPGGAHVGGSFGNMPPQGQAYGGALSRLELLEVVLYTRVEFGGELPEESELLAYIEALEASGEELPEEGPLPELELEGVAAGE, from the coding sequence TTGACCGAGATTCCCGAGCACCTGCTGAAGCGCTCACGCGACCGCCGCGCCGCCCTCGGGCTCGGTGGCGGCGATGAGGGCGCGGGTGAGTCCGCCGCCCCCGCGGCCGCCGAGAGCTCGGCCGTCGAGCCCGCGGCCGCCGCCACCCCGGCACCCGCCGCGGCCGCCGCCGTCGAGCCCGAACCGGCGGCACCCGAGCCGGTCCCCCACTACATCGAGGCCGCCCAGCGCCGGAAGCGCATCCCCGTGTGGGCCGTGCCCGTGCTCGCCGGCCTCATCTTCTGGATCCCCGTCTACGTCGGCACGCTCGAGCAACCGCCGGTCGAGGGCGGGCCCCTCACGGCGGGCGAGGAGCTCTACGCCAGCTGCGCCGGCTGCCACGGTCCCACCGGCGGTGGCGCCACCGGCCGCCAGCTGAGCGGCGGCGAGGTCCTCCTCACCTTCCCGGACTGGCGCGATCAGGTGGAGTTCGTCGCCCAGGGCACCGCCGGCTTCCAGGGCGAGGTGTACGGCGACCCCGACCGCCCGGGCGGCGCCCACGTCGGCGGCAGCTTCGGCAACATGCCCCCGCAGGGGCAGGCCTACGGCGGGGCGCTCAGCCGGCTCGAGCTGCTCGAGGTCGTGCTCTACACCCGCGTCGAGTTCGGCGGCGAGCTGCCCGAGGAGTCCGAGCTGCTCGCGTACATCGAGGCGCTCGAGGCCAGCGGCGAGGAGCTGCCCGAGGAGGGCCCGCTCCCCGAGCTCGAGCTCGAGGGCGTCGCGGCCGGCGAGTAG
- a CDS encoding DUF362 domain-containing protein, translating to MAKTDANPPMPVFRDDYVLQEVDAAWLSKAVKPKQFIHIDQSECIMCEGCVDICPWKCIHMVQTSAIDEAVGTELPGTDPSDHVIFTIDDDVCTRCALCVDRCPTGVIILGRIGDPDPNGDPHQRTNTHGYGYGMRLG from the coding sequence GTGGCCAAGACCGACGCCAACCCGCCGATGCCGGTCTTCCGGGACGACTACGTCCTCCAGGAGGTCGACGCCGCCTGGCTCTCGAAGGCCGTCAAGCCGAAGCAGTTCATCCACATCGACCAGTCCGAGTGCATCATGTGCGAGGGCTGCGTCGACATCTGCCCGTGGAAGTGCATCCACATGGTGCAGACCTCGGCGATCGACGAGGCCGTCGGCACCGAGCTGCCCGGCACCGACCCGAGCGACCACGTGATCTTCACCATCGACGACGACGTGTGCACCCGCTGCGCGCTGTGCGTCGACCGGTGCCCGACCGGGGTCATCATCCTCGGTCGCATCGGTGACCCCGACCCCAACGGCGATCCCCACCAGCGCACCAACACCCATGGCTACGGCTACGGGATGCGGCTGGGCTGA
- the extP gene encoding selenite/tellurite reduction operon b-type cytochrome ExtP translates to MQDKVTELTDRVQGSQAWNSIFRPGSIFRKGYSDSPRNRSYVIMNSVLYHLHPVKVKRHAVKVSYTLCLGGLSFFLFILLTVTGIFLMFFYRPEAAQAWDDMYALQTSVTFGLLVRNMHRWGAHLMVLSVFLHMARVFYHGAYKPPREFNWVIGVILLTLTLLLSFTGYLLPWDQLALWAVTVGTNMMGYTPVFGDQVRFVLLGGAEIGSDTLVRWYVLHVLMLPFVIVIFMAIHFWRVRKDGGISGPL, encoded by the coding sequence ATGCAGGACAAGGTGACCGAGCTGACCGACCGGGTCCAGGGTTCCCAGGCGTGGAACTCGATCTTCCGGCCCGGGTCGATCTTCCGGAAGGGCTACTCGGACAGCCCCAGGAACCGGTCCTACGTGATCATGAACAGCGTGCTGTACCACCTCCACCCGGTGAAGGTGAAGCGGCACGCGGTCAAGGTGAGCTACACGCTCTGCCTCGGCGGCCTCAGCTTCTTCCTCTTCATCCTGCTGACGGTCACCGGCATCTTCCTGATGTTCTTCTACCGCCCCGAGGCGGCCCAGGCCTGGGACGACATGTACGCCCTCCAGACCTCGGTCACCTTCGGCCTGCTCGTGCGGAACATGCACCGGTGGGGCGCCCACCTGATGGTGCTCTCGGTGTTCCTCCACATGGCGCGGGTCTTCTACCACGGGGCCTACAAGCCGCCGCGGGAGTTCAACTGGGTGATCGGCGTGATCCTCCTCACGCTCACCCTGCTGCTGTCCTTCACCGGCTACCTGCTCCCGTGGGACCAGCTCGCCCTCTGGGCGGTCACCGTGGGCACGAACATGATGGGCTACACGCCGGTGTTCGGTGACCAGGTCCGCTTCGTGCTCCTCGGCGGCGCCGAGATCGGATCGGACACCCTCGTGCGGTGGTACGTGCTGCACGTGCTGATGCTGCCGTTCGTGATCGTCATCTTCATGGCGATCCACTTCTGGCGGGTGCGCAAGGACGGAGGCATCTCGGGCCCGCTCTAG
- a CDS encoding cytochrome b family protein gives MTEIPEHLRKRAEEARKKAEAKKAGGGDAAPAAEGAPADAGAAPAASAGDSRIPAHLLERSRAAKERAAGGGAAGGGAVATAEAPAAGAGGGGVATAPAPVATGPGGHTQRLLTVVKSGSIQDVKATPQDKVHTWPHLLAVEFVAALALTAFLFVFSVFVNAPLLTLANPNQTPNPSKAPWYFLGLQELLAMFHPMVAGVTIPGVGIFLLILAPYIDQNPSNKPEDRKFAVSIFTMFLMFWAVLTMIGSFFRGPGFNFVFPWSEGLFFEL, from the coding sequence ATGACAGAGATCCCCGAGCACCTTCGCAAGCGGGCCGAGGAGGCCCGCAAGAAGGCCGAAGCCAAGAAGGCCGGTGGTGGCGACGCTGCGCCGGCCGCCGAGGGCGCGCCCGCCGACGCCGGCGCGGCCCCCGCGGCGTCGGCCGGTGACAGCCGCATCCCCGCCCACCTGCTCGAGCGCAGCCGGGCCGCCAAGGAGCGCGCCGCCGGTGGTGGCGCTGCAGGCGGCGGCGCGGTCGCGACGGCCGAGGCCCCGGCCGCCGGCGCAGGCGGCGGTGGCGTGGCCACGGCGCCGGCTCCGGTCGCCACCGGTCCCGGCGGGCACACCCAGCGCCTCCTCACCGTCGTCAAGTCCGGCTCCATCCAGGACGTCAAGGCCACCCCGCAGGACAAGGTCCACACCTGGCCCCACCTGCTGGCGGTCGAGTTCGTCGCCGCCCTGGCCCTCACGGCCTTCCTCTTCGTCTTCTCGGTGTTCGTCAACGCCCCGCTGCTCACGCTGGCGAACCCGAACCAGACGCCGAACCCCTCCAAGGCCCCGTGGTACTTCCTCGGCCTCCAGGAGCTCCTCGCCATGTTCCACCCGATGGTGGCCGGCGTGACCATCCCCGGTGTCGGCATCTTCTTGCTGATCCTCGCCCCCTACATCGACCAGAACCCGAGCAACAAGCCGGAGGACCGCAAGTTCGCGGTCTCCATCTTCACCATGTTCCTCATGTTCTGGGCGGTTCTCACCATGATCGGCTCATTCTTCCGAGGCCCGGGCTTCAACTTCGTGTTCCCGTGGTCCGAAGGCCTCTTCTTCGAGCTGTGA
- a CDS encoding ubiquinol-cytochrome c reductase iron-sulfur subunit translates to MNPAIVIAIVALVVLAGVGVIAAARRRDTDLAVGELSRETLRRDRDRQRRTRDAETSAEVARGRSYETAATAPSTEIEKVESAPPVAWTPPDDEMVGVSRRQFFNRSIVGFMILGISGFGTAAISFLWPSGSGGFGSRINFGNVDELKSEIQANNGFLYRPEGRLWITEYPASALPKAESVYSPPELAGMEAGLIALWQTCPHLGCRVPECATSQWFECGCHGSQYNQVGEYKGGPAPRGMDRFAMAVEGGNFVVDTGTIIQGPPLGTNTTGQEAEGPNCVGAAGGH, encoded by the coding sequence ATGAACCCAGCCATCGTCATCGCCATCGTTGCCCTCGTCGTCCTCGCCGGCGTCGGTGTCATCGCCGCCGCCCGGCGTCGCGACACCGACCTCGCGGTCGGCGAGCTGTCCCGGGAGACGCTCAGGCGCGACCGCGACCGCCAGCGGCGCACCCGCGACGCCGAGACCTCGGCCGAGGTGGCGCGCGGCCGCAGCTACGAGACCGCCGCCACCGCCCCCTCGACCGAGATCGAGAAGGTCGAGTCCGCCCCGCCGGTGGCATGGACGCCGCCGGACGACGAGATGGTCGGCGTCAGCCGCCGGCAGTTCTTCAACCGCAGCATCGTCGGCTTCATGATCCTCGGCATCTCCGGCTTCGGCACCGCCGCCATCTCCTTCCTGTGGCCGTCGGGCAGCGGCGGCTTCGGCTCCCGCATCAACTTCGGCAACGTCGACGAGCTCAAGTCCGAGATCCAGGCGAACAACGGCTTCCTCTACCGGCCCGAGGGTCGCCTGTGGATCACCGAGTACCCGGCGTCGGCCCTCCCCAAGGCCGAGTCCGTCTACTCGCCGCCCGAGCTCGCCGGCATGGAGGCCGGGCTGATCGCCCTCTGGCAGACCTGCCCGCACCTCGGTTGCCGCGTCCCCGAGTGCGCCACCTCGCAGTGGTTCGAGTGCGGCTGCCACGGCTCGCAGTACAACCAGGTCGGCGAGTACAAGGGCGGCCCCGCCCCTCGCGGCATGGACCGGTTCGCCATGGCCGTCGAGGGCGGCAACTTCGTCGTCGACACCGGCACGATCATCCAGGGCCCGCCGCTCGGCACGAACACCACCGGCCAGGAGGCCGAGGGCCCGAACTGCGTCGGCGCCGCGGGCGGCCACTGA
- a CDS encoding c-type cytochrome, giving the protein MLEPVAGAVLANTQRTVGMVIVVLLAVGGVVLLWFNSRAARPELGSEIELAPNRKAYYPDEELEGRVLDRVLLMALALIALIAVGLPLYALAEPGRQENAIRYFESDTGVFANRGAGLYAPSEAGGLGCADCHGANGGGGVRSHILLDSDGEFVAQVQWQAPALNSVTLRYDDDEIRDILNYGRPGTPMAAWGTPGGGPLTTQQVDNLVDYLHVIAVEPEELQAQVTAEIDRSLEEGEFASLGEAVFNYGQFSGADSGTYSCARCHTMGWSYGDPQASGGGGTIGFSLRDGATLRRFPSAEEHAQFIADGSEFGIGYGVNGQGSGRMPGFGQTLTPQQIEAVVEYERGL; this is encoded by the coding sequence GTGCTCGAACCTGTCGCGGGAGCGGTGCTGGCCAACACCCAGCGCACCGTGGGCATGGTCATCGTCGTGCTGCTCGCCGTCGGCGGCGTGGTGCTGCTGTGGTTCAACAGCCGCGCCGCCCGGCCCGAGCTCGGTAGCGAGATCGAGCTCGCACCGAACCGCAAGGCGTATTACCCCGACGAGGAGCTCGAGGGGCGGGTCCTCGACCGCGTCCTGCTCATGGCCCTCGCCCTCATCGCGCTGATCGCCGTCGGCCTCCCGCTCTACGCCCTGGCCGAGCCGGGCCGCCAGGAGAACGCCATCCGCTACTTCGAGAGCGACACCGGCGTGTTCGCCAACCGCGGCGCCGGCCTGTACGCCCCGTCGGAGGCCGGTGGCCTCGGCTGCGCCGACTGCCACGGCGCCAACGGCGGCGGCGGCGTCCGGAGCCACATCCTGCTCGACTCCGACGGCGAGTTCGTGGCCCAGGTCCAGTGGCAGGCGCCGGCGCTCAACTCGGTCACCCTGCGCTACGACGACGACGAGATCCGCGACATCCTCAACTACGGCCGGCCCGGCACGCCGATGGCCGCGTGGGGCACGCCGGGTGGCGGTCCGCTGACCACCCAGCAGGTCGACAACCTCGTCGACTACCTCCACGTCATCGCCGTCGAGCCCGAGGAGCTCCAGGCCCAGGTCACCGCGGAGATCGACCGGTCCCTCGAGGAGGGCGAGTTCGCCAGCCTCGGCGAGGCGGTCTTCAACTACGGGCAGTTCAGCGGCGCCGACTCCGGCACCTACTCCTGCGCCCGTTGCCACACGATGGGCTGGTCCTACGGCGATCCGCAGGCGTCCGGCGGTGGCGGCACCATCGGCTTCTCGCTGCGGGACGGCGCGACGTTGCGTCGCTTCCCCTCGGCAGAGGAGCACGCGCAGTTCATCGCCGACGGTTCCGAGTTCGGCATCGGCTACGGCGTGAACGGACAGGGGAGCGGTCGCATGCCCGGCTTCGGCCAGACGCTGACCCCGCAGCAGATCGAGGCAGTCGTCGAGTACGAGCGGGGGTTGTAG